From a region of the Candidatus Edwardsbacteria bacterium genome:
- a CDS encoding DUF2723 domain-containing protein, with protein sequence MIIKVKKLIAASIGPGGGPGLVFLISFLVYLKTMAPTIGPIDSGELSLVCQSLGIAHPTGYPLYTLIGRLWVFLIPLGELAWKLNLLSSLFMALSASWLYRIIAELDIRRELAFSASLIYAFSPVIWQQAVFLEVYALTALLATILLWLAVRYNKCREGRYLLLGAFLTGLGLGNHLSLLWLIPGLLVMALIKIDRSKVKILWGVVLFFILGLSIYLFLPIRSNLAPLLNWGNPNNGERFFWHVSGKQYQVWMFNQSFGGLLANLRNFAKLWLDNPGIYLWWLILPGIYAVFKKSRILFWSLLAIFSLAVFYGINYSIPDIEAYFIPAFICSFIFMAFGLDWIHRWLAVRQERLAAVFASTVLVLFILPMALTFRANDNSRNQMAYALAGNVLESSAPNSLILVDNWDIYSPCLYLMQNDHLRPDVILIDKELLRRSWYLDYLQMRYPELYQSCRERIEAFKKQLYPFEHGQPYNHQAIQQEFIAMINAILLVNYYDNPPYLTQNKPIGDFAEIAPYHQRIPEGLLYRLKLPGMIERVPDDFMFSGQLLNIDTLGLSFRDKLLYRMMPQMLYQRGMYLAQNLLFDQALDYFLQAVRYEQNKVSLYLALGGTYAGLNRVQEASDAFQKALLLEPGNPVALENLRRMSLFLPGGPKGITTEIK encoded by the coding sequence ATGATCATCAAAGTGAAAAAACTTATCGCAGCGAGCATAGGCCCAGGCGGAGGGCCCGGGCTCGTTTTTTTAATCTCCTTCCTGGTCTATCTGAAAACCATGGCCCCCACCATCGGCCCGATAGACTCCGGGGAACTATCACTGGTCTGCCAGTCGCTGGGCATAGCCCATCCCACCGGATATCCATTATATACCCTAATCGGCAGACTATGGGTGTTCCTTATTCCCTTAGGGGAGCTGGCCTGGAAACTGAACCTGCTGTCATCTTTGTTTATGGCCCTTTCCGCCAGCTGGCTGTACCGGATAATAGCGGAATTGGATATCAGGAGGGAGCTCGCATTTTCAGCATCGCTGATATATGCATTTTCGCCGGTGATCTGGCAACAGGCGGTCTTTTTGGAAGTCTATGCCCTGACTGCTCTGTTGGCTACGATCTTGCTGTGGCTAGCCGTCAGATACAATAAATGCCGGGAGGGCAGATATTTGCTGTTGGGGGCTTTCCTGACCGGGCTGGGCCTGGGCAATCATCTAAGCCTGCTATGGCTAATCCCCGGATTGTTGGTGATGGCACTAATAAAGATAGATAGATCAAAGGTAAAAATATTGTGGGGCGTTGTTTTATTTTTTATTTTAGGCCTGTCAATTTATTTATTCCTGCCCATCCGGTCAAACCTGGCTCCGTTGTTAAATTGGGGCAACCCCAACAATGGGGAGAGGTTCTTTTGGCATGTCAGCGGAAAACAATACCAGGTGTGGATGTTCAACCAATCGTTTGGAGGATTGCTGGCCAATCTCAGGAACTTCGCAAAGCTATGGCTGGACAACCCGGGCATATATCTTTGGTGGCTGATACTTCCCGGGATATATGCCGTATTCAAAAAAAGCAGAATCCTTTTTTGGTCCCTGCTGGCAATCTTTAGTTTAGCGGTGTTTTACGGCATCAATTACAGCATACCCGATATCGAGGCCTATTTCATCCCGGCCTTCATCTGCTCCTTTATTTTCATGGCTTTCGGGCTCGATTGGATCCACCGGTGGCTGGCGGTCAGACAGGAAAGACTGGCGGCCGTCTTCGCGAGCACGGTGCTGGTGCTTTTTATCCTGCCTATGGCGCTGACTTTCAGGGCCAATGACAACAGCCGGAACCAGATGGCCTATGCCCTGGCCGGCAATGTCCTGGAATCGTCCGCGCCCAACAGTTTGATCCTGGTTGATAATTGGGATATCTACTCGCCCTGTCTTTACTTGATGCAGAATGACCATCTCCGCCCGGATGTCATATTGATTGACAAGGAACTCCTGCGAAGGAGCTGGTATCTGGATTATCTGCAAATGCGTTATCCGGAATTATACCAATCCTGCCGGGAAAGGATAGAGGCCTTTAAAAAACAACTGTATCCTTTTGAGCACGGCCAACCCTATAATCATCAAGCCATCCAGCAGGAATTCATAGCCATGATAAACGCCATACTGCTGGTCAATTACTACGACAACCCGCCGTATCTTACCCAGAATAAACCAATAGGCGATTTTGCCGAGATAGCACCTTATCACCAGCGGATACCCGAAGGCCTGCTGTATCGGCTGAAGCTTCCGGGCATGATCGAACGGGTGCCGGATGATTTCATGTTCTCCGGACAATTGCTCAACATTGATACCCTGGGCCTGTCATTTCGGGATAAACTGCTTTACCGGATGATGCCCCAGATGTTGTACCAGAGGGGGATGTATCTGGCCCAGAACCTGCTGTTCGACCAAGCTTTGGATTATTTTCTACAGGCCGTGAGATACGAACAAAACAAGGTCTCACTGTACCTGGCCCTGGGCGGCACCTATGCCGGTCTGAACCGGGTGCAGGAGGCCAGCGATGCCTTTCAAAAGGCCCTGCTGTTGGAGCCGGGGAACCCGGTGGCCCTGGAGAACCTGCGGAGGATGTCCCTGTTCCTGCCCGGAGGGCCAAAAGGAATTACAACGGAAATAAAATAG